Proteins encoded together in one Catellatospora citrea window:
- a CDS encoding UDP-glucose dehydrogenase family protein codes for MTFIGTGYLGATYAICYAELGYEVIGFDVDVDKIEKLGKGEVPFHEPGLDEMLRRNLAAGRLRFTTSYQETADFGDVHFICVGTPQRASGLGADLTYVEASVSNLAQHLSRKALIVGKSTVPVGTAEWVEQLVAKHARPELAVEVAWSPEFLQEGFAVDDVMRPNRIVVATKTEWSNSLLHAAHKGVFDLAATEDREVPVVSTDFATAELVKVAANSFLATKISFINAMAEVCEVAGGDITQLARALGYDPRIGNRFLQSGVGFGGGCLPKDIRAFQARAQELGAGEALRFLHEVDLINLRRRQRVLNLAAGLLGRKFGPAGPDLSGARIAVLGATFKPNSDDVRDAPALAVAAMLSRAGAAVHVYDPQGMENAKRALPEVEYAKSMVDAVTDADLVCVLTEWAEFRNADPVALGEVAATKLVVDGRNCLDATAWKSAGWTLRALGRPTV; via the coding sequence CTGACGTTCATCGGCACCGGTTACCTGGGAGCCACCTACGCGATCTGCTATGCCGAACTCGGTTACGAGGTCATCGGGTTCGACGTGGACGTCGACAAGATCGAGAAGCTGGGCAAGGGCGAGGTGCCCTTCCACGAGCCCGGGCTCGACGAGATGCTGCGTCGCAACCTGGCCGCCGGCCGGCTGCGCTTCACCACGTCGTACCAGGAGACGGCCGACTTCGGTGACGTCCACTTCATCTGCGTGGGCACCCCGCAGCGCGCCAGCGGCCTGGGCGCCGACCTCACCTACGTCGAGGCGTCGGTCAGCAACCTGGCCCAGCACCTCAGCCGCAAGGCCCTGATCGTCGGCAAGTCCACCGTGCCGGTGGGCACCGCCGAGTGGGTGGAGCAGCTGGTCGCCAAGCACGCCCGCCCGGAGCTGGCCGTCGAGGTCGCCTGGAGCCCCGAGTTCCTGCAGGAGGGCTTCGCCGTCGACGACGTCATGCGGCCCAACCGCATCGTCGTGGCCACCAAGACCGAGTGGTCGAACTCGCTGCTGCACGCCGCCCACAAGGGCGTCTTCGACCTGGCCGCCACCGAGGACCGCGAGGTGCCGGTGGTCTCCACCGACTTCGCCACCGCCGAGCTGGTCAAGGTCGCGGCGAACTCGTTCCTCGCCACCAAGATCTCCTTCATCAACGCGATGGCCGAGGTCTGCGAGGTCGCCGGCGGTGACATCACCCAGCTGGCTCGCGCGCTCGGCTACGACCCGCGCATCGGCAACCGCTTCCTGCAGTCGGGCGTCGGCTTCGGCGGCGGCTGCCTGCCCAAGGACATCCGGGCCTTCCAGGCCCGCGCCCAGGAGCTGGGCGCCGGCGAGGCGCTGCGCTTCCTGCACGAGGTCGACCTGATCAACCTGCGCCGTCGCCAGCGGGTGCTGAACCTGGCCGCCGGCCTGCTCGGTCGCAAGTTCGGCCCGGCCGGCCCGGACCTTTCCGGCGCGCGCATCGCCGTGCTCGGCGCGACCTTCAAGCCCAACTCCGACGACGTACGCGACGCGCCGGCGCTCGCCGTGGCGGCCATGCTGTCCCGCGCCGGTGCCGCGGTGCACGTGTACGACCCGCAGGGCATGGAGAACGCGAAGCGGGCGCTGCCCGAGGTCGAGTACGCCAAGTCGATGGTGGACGCCGTCACCGACGCCGACCTGGTCTGCGTGCTCACCGAGTGGGCCGAGTTCCGCAACGCCGACCCGGTCGCCCTCGGCGAGGTCGCCGCGACGAAGCTCGTCGTCGACGGGCGCAACTGCCTCGACGCGACCGCCTGGAAGTCCGCGGGCTGGACGCTGCGCGCGCTGGGCCGCCCGACGGTCTGA